In one window of Mytilus trossulus isolate FHL-02 chromosome 7, PNRI_Mtr1.1.1.hap1, whole genome shotgun sequence DNA:
- the LOC134724891 gene encoding pre-mRNA splicing regulator USH1G-like produces the protein MGDEKFHQAARDGYLDLLRSATKRELNSTDEDGMTATLWAAYSGNLDALRQIIGRGGDHNKADLTGFTPLHHACKNGHENVVHYLVNFGCNIWALDNEYHTALDIANLYDRSDIAQFLDSTHSKQESKNPKVVQSLKEKATRDAENNVKRYERLQKEVDRYVKKQEKHREERENNDFKAPTKGGFFKTLTIKLKGSQRLANNKKFQQHSSSSNFSDLAIGTGKRGVAKKIAMRQMSQEGGGTYDPKEVGTSGRRTLRSLAPGSMLVQAGSASDVMYLTNRESDTQGIRPALNNVFTGMPSSKNKWKSDSDLLDSGIDDVDEEEEKPGIFNRPMLGKISFLKSHTGMSGTFTGMTNGHRSASADDLDGIETVVNGYQNGDDHSSSGSEDMQFASHTQMKDVPWEADEVIDDDDDATPLVRFLETCELSGYLHMFTKQDIDLSNLSLLTDGDLLDLGLPMGPRRAIQHALKQRQNVLSQPRPIVDSFL, from the exons ATGGGGGATGAGAAATTCCACCAAGCTGCAAGAGATGGTTATTTGGACTTACTTCGTAGTGCCACAAAAAGGGAATTAAATAGCACGGACGAGGATGGAATGACCGCTACATTGTGGGCTGCATATTCTGGAAACTTGGACGCACTAAGACAAATTATTGGTAGAGG tGGTGACCATAACAAGGCCGATTTAACAGGATTTACTCCACTGCATCACGCCTGCAAAAATGGACATGAAAATGTTGTTCACTACTTGGTAAATTTTGGATGTAATATTTGGGCTCTTGATAACGAGTACCACACGGCTTTAGACATTGCAAATCTTTATGACAGAAGTGATATTGCGCAGTTTTTGGATAGTACACATTCAAAGCAAGAATCTAAAAATCCTAAAGTCGTTCAGAGTTTAAAGGAAAAGGCGACGCGCGATGCGGAAAACAATGTGAAAAGGTACGAAAGATTGCAAAAAGAGGTAGACCGATATgtaaaaaaacaggaaaaacatCGTGAGGAAAGAGAGAATAATGACTTCAAAGCTCCAACGAAAGGAGGTTTCTTTAAAACACTGACTATAAAACTTAAAGGAAGCCAACGATTAgccaataataaaaagtttcaacAACATTCATCATCGTCCAACTTTTCCGATTTGGCTATCGGAACGGGTAAAAGGGGTGTCGCGAAAAAAATTGCGATGAGACAAATGAGTCAAGAAGGAGGAGGAACTTATGATCCAAAAGAAGTAGGTACCAGTGGTAGGAGAACATTAAGGTCATTGGCACCTGGGTCAATGTTAGTTCAAGCCGGATCAGCATCAGATGTCATGTATTTGACCAATCGTGAAAGTGATACACAAGGAATACGACCAGCTCTGAATAATGTTTTTACAGGAATGCCAAGTTCGAAGAATAAATGGAAAAGTGATTCTGATTTACTTGACAGTGGAATCGATGATGTTgatgaagaagaagaaaagCCAGGCATATTCAATCGTCCAATGTTGgggaaaatttcatttttaaaaagtcataCCGGAATGTCTGGAACATTTACAGGAATGACAAATGGTCATCGGTCTGCGTCTGCAGACGACCTTGATGGTATTGAAACTGTTGTAAATGGCTACCAAAATGGCGACGACCACTCAAGCAGCGGAAGTGAAGACATGCAATTTGCATCACATACACAGATGAAAGATGTTCCATGGGAGGCTGACGAAGTTATCGATGACGACGACGATGCGACACCGCTCGTCCGATTCCTCGAAACATGCGAATTAAGTGGCTATTTacatatgtttacaaaacaagatATTGATTTGAGTAATCTGTCTCTACTCACAGATGGCGACCTTTTAGATCTAGGATTACCAATGGGTCCTCGTCGTGCTATACAACATGCACTGAAACAACGACAAAATGTTTTATCGCAACCTCGACCAATTGTTGACAGCTTTTTGTAG